The genome window gtcatcaaaatacatcgtataactcatctcagcaatcataaatacatttagtaatatttttccttctcgggggagaccttaggacccccaaaaaacaaaatctctcgCCTTAAgccctcgcaaaatcatcaaaatacatcgtgaaactcatatctcagtcattctaaattgtaatatctTTATCAGGGTCTCCCCcgaacccccaaaacaccacaatgctcgcaaatttggccaattttagtactcattaatttcctgttatacatagtacacttgcgtatatatatgtagaatgcgaattttaccgttttttttttattattatttagacCCCTAGATCGTCTCATAATGGTCAATAGGCTATCTAGTGTGCTGTGGTCTGtgcgtatacttttaaaatttactaagGTCGACAGGTTTCTTATTTCCAAAACTCCGCACGgttagaaaatataatgaagcggtcttgtaaatgatttgtgttttataagaaattaatgttgtttcatggtcctgtgttagttgaactattacatgtgtatcttgtccacgagtacatgtcatcCATATTAGGTCATTGTGTCTAGTTTCTGTGTTTTGTGTCCCGTCTTTTTTATCGGCCGTGCGtgtattgttactactgtacatgttattctatttcGTACACATCCGTAAAACTCATTATagaactttaagaaaataaataagtctagccctttctgtgcggtgttctgaaAGATTAAGCTTCAAATAGGAAATATAGAGGTGTGCAGTACGTACATAAGGCGGGATAGGGGCACGTTTAtcgcggtatgatagggttttGGATAGGGTATGAGGGatggcgttttttttttttttataaatatgcattatatgtacatgtatgtgcatgtaGCATGTAGTCTCATTGTAATTtgggtccattttcttgtaaagttatatttcttcttgttggtttaactttaaagtctatgttttgagttttaagttacagacaaaagtcaagcGCAACCCCCTTGAACCTGAGTCAGTTGCACACACGTACACGGTGTCAAAtggcttttaaagatgctccaccgccgacagagcataaatgatattcaccatttgaacaatgattggtgtttaatcgtgtatatatatatgtctaattaacacaaacaataatatagaataatttatttcgcctttggtgcatgcgcaatcagtacttcattccatataggatatagtaacacggatttttttcgggatgcaattaattatatttcatgtttttaacttgaagtaaaattagaagctcacaaactgttcaatggtggtaatggtgtaaagtaagtaacttttgtaactgaagaaaaatactaaatcgtctgctcctgtttttgatagttaaaatttaccatttgtcagcggcggagcatctttaacatactgaacataacaattttatagcccagaatatgACGATAAGAATGAGTAAGCtatcgtttttattatatcattgtatgttatagattatatattatatacggaTTCATTTCCACTATTCAATATAGCAACTacacgtagcgcgactgttttaaatatctataatcgccaataccgcaacactgccccattgagtttcccggctcttgtcacagctgttggtctcagatgacgtcacgaatctacggccacctggtgatatcaggggcgataagcgatgcgatcgttctagacaagggtcgttgtggacttcgtttcaagcacattttatggaaattacgtcaaatacaacctgtattttttgttggaaatcataaagtgcaccacaataaacaaatatcaacacaaaaatagcatatttaaaatctgtttttatcacctttaaagtGGAAAAATGTAACAGCTTCATTTCCCATATAAGGGTGCCCCTTTTGAGGCTAGAAGAATCAGCAAAAGCAATGGTTACCTTTATCTAACAATTCAAAGTAAATATCTTCTTTTCCCATAATTGGCTCATTACCTGGCTGTCACCATATTTAAACTATATGTTTTCCATCTCAGGATTGTCTCTGACTATctcatatatatttgaaaacaaaacaaattaatgaaaacatgataattaaaCTAAACGAAGTGGGAGAATGTCTAGTAAACAATACCATATTCATTTCTTTAATACTAACTGTTTTAACTACAAGCTTTATTATTAAGATACCTTCAGGACATAAATTCCACAAGACACGCTGTCAAATTGTCTTGAGTGGGGAAGAGTCGTGAGTGTCCACTCCTGAATATCAGCGTCTATGAAGTTGCTGAAGAGGCAAAGCAGTCTTAATTATCATCAAATTCATTAAATCTCATTGTGAAAatagttttataaaataaacaaaataacacatatacatgtacgtgtttaaatacaaatgtagaaaagttacattgtttatgttactaccgtacctcttttagcaatgcttccgtgataaataaacaatgttgtacaatgtacagttttgcacattctgatgacgtcgcaatgttacatgttgtgtgtcggtgagtctgtgttgttcgctacaacatgtagatctacatcctagactatttgtatttttaacatcattggttgtacgcaaatggataagatacatgtatgtcaggacaacatcagtctttgtGTTGGATAAGtttactcaactttatccttcgatagaaccaccagaaagaaaCTTTAATCCTTAATAAGTATCATTGAGACAAAGTACTATTGAAATCTCTTCATTAATTTACCGTAGGTGGAATAgcacttttattattttgtaacaaCGGGGCATAACTCTTCACaaaaggcccaatgggccttaacggtcatatGATTATTAATACAATGCACAATACAATAAATAGTAGCAATGAAGTATGCATTAGTCATTAAACACTTATATCCAATTTTATCTGTGAGACCTTCAATGAAGGTAGGGAAATTTGCATTGGATATACTTGGTAGCGaatcatcccagcatgttacatgcccaatatcagatctataGTGCTCTTAGTTATAGACAATAGgtcaattaaacattatacaGTTGGTTCAAGCcttatcagtcaacagtcaaaactctttctCAGAGGTGTTGGGATCAACCTCATAAACTGTTTCCCGAGGCTAGAGACCGAGGGAAACACTTTATAGGTAAAATGGTCCCAACACCTCTgggaaagagttttgactgttgaatGGTATCGCATTATTAACAACTATGTTGTTACCTATAACACAATCTTAAACTTATCATAGCTTGTGCAGAGAAAGACATGTCAAAAGAATATTTGGGTCTGGCATGCCGGTGTTTATGACGTTACAGCTAAAGTTCCTCGCCGGTCAACAGCCAAATTATAGTTTGTGAGAATTTGtatttgtaatgatattcaagcagtttgatatgaaaacagtcaaaatattgataaagaGAGTTCCTATTTGAACCATGTaacatttgaacaaagttggtagccctTATCAGTACCATCGACTTTTCTGTTATTTAGAAGGAGTCTTTTGAACGGAACGTACAGCAGACAGCACACAATAATGGAAAAGGCATGAGGAAACCATGTTTGAGGTTTCAGATATCTGTTTCTTACACAATACACATCAACTCTGTGGAAGGATTATTGCCACCAAATGTTATTGAAATCCCTCCCTTGTTTAATAGTTTAGAAGTAGTACTGACATGCTACAGTGAATAGCATATAAAACACCATCCTCGAGCTCCCTTCCCAACTTTTTGATCTATCTATTTAAGTTAGATTGCAATTATTGATATTCCATTCAGagtttatgtatttttatgcATGTATGTAAGCATTCAGAATTTAACCATTCATCAATCAATCAGTAGTTATAATAGGGAAACAGTATCAACCAGACGAAAAACACTATGTCTCCCTAAGTCTCAGTTGATGTAACAACCGATTCAGCCAGGATGACttaatataaataacaacaaaggCATGATTATGCCAGGTTTGCCTTTGGAAAACAGTTTGTAATTATCTAGTTGAGCTCTTTATAGGGCTCAGTTGTATAAATTACTGGCTGGTAACAGTTAATGGGTGAATTACCAATGGaaagtatttaaaatgttaacCCAAATGACAAGAAAAGTATATGACTTTTGTAAGTTTTCTTCTCAAATTACATAAGGACCTATCGGATTGTAAATATAGTATCTGTTGTGATGATATTTATGGACTATTTTCAACAGGATTGTCCCTGGATGGAAAGAGGGTGCGATTTGAAGATGAAGGTCATCCATCTCCTGTAATAAATATTCCGTATGAGGGCACAAAATTCATTAATTCTGAACAATGAGGTGTACGAGTGTCAACATGGCCCCCAACGTATTAAAGGAGTAAGAAGCTAATAAATCTATAtagtaatttataatatatatatgttgatggAACTGTAGTCAAGCAGATGATACCATTGCAGTATGTTTTAAAGTTGATGAAGTTTATGGTATCATCAGATGgtaggctattcaaattgcctttcgtccgtggtccgtgggtGTTTGTCTATTGTCCATTGTCCaaccgtaaacaatgcttgttaccgctttttcttagaaagtactgaagggatctgtctaaaaatttcatatgtagcaTCCCCTAGGACACACGGATTGTCATGCAGATTTTCAgactgatcagaaaaacaatatGGCTGCCAGGCACCCATCATGGATTTTGgaagttgatgtttgttaccactttttctcagaaagtgctgaatggatctgtctcaaatttcatatgtaggtttccctagggccaaAGGAATGTCTTGCTGGTTTTCACACTGATCAGAAAACCAATATggccgtcaggcagccatcttggtttttggaagttgatgtttgttaccactttttctcagaaagtgctgaatggatctgtctcaaatttcatatgtaggtttccctagggccaaAGGAATGTCTTGCTGGTTTTCAGAAAGATTGgtaaacaatatggccgccagacagccatctttgattttgaaagTTGAGGTTTGtcactgctatttctcagaaagtactgaagagatcatTGCAAATTTCCTATGTATGTTCCCTTAAGGCCCTAGTTgcacatattgcattttgggaccaatcggttaacaagatatAGCCACCAGGcaaccatctttgattttgaaatttgaagtttgttaccgctttttctcagaaagtactgaatggatcgttctcaaattttCATGTAGGCTcatctagggccctagttctgcctattgcattttggaaccgatcggtaaacaagatggctgccatgcaaccatcttggatttggtagttaaagtttgtgaccgctatttctctgaaagtactgaagggattgttctgAAATTTTCATATAGGTTGttctagggccctagttctgcctattgcattttgggaccgatcggtcaacaagatggccaaccaccatcttggattttaatagtttaaagtttgaaaagcagagaaaataagttttaagtttgaaaaggtgaaaaaagaagtttaagtttgaaaagcagaaaaaagaagaaaagttTGTAAAGCAGTCAAAAGATCTctttttcatttgtcagacatagatcaatctttgatgggcgccaagatccctctgggatctcttgttagtcttgattttaaaatgttgatttgAAATTGTCTTTTATATGTTTAGTTGCAAATATTACGGAACTGTGTTCTATTAGAGGAAGAGTTACATAAGAGCTGTGAGATGTTGATGAAAGGCTATCATGATGTATTTCGTTTTAATAGCAAAAGAAGGATGTACTGACCAGCAAGACAACCAAGAAATTGAAGTGTCCTGCAATGATCAGGATAAGGAGAATCATGAGATTCCCGGAATACAAGGTattatgataattaatgttCATAAAGGCCTATGAACGATTAGCAACATGTTAGGGTAATTGAAAATTTAATGAGTGTAGGGGATATTATAAATCACTGACAAAAAATTctataacaattaaatgatacatacatcaatatatattttacactaaatggattgtttgttttttcatcCTTGATACCTATCACTGTCGTTTTTATCCACCTCCTATCACTGTCGTTTTATCCACCTCCGGACTACTTGTATGTCGCAGTGAATCTGAAGACACCTTGTAATATGTAGAATAAGGTATTTGTTACTCTGTCGATTGTCAAATTCTTGTGTGATATTaaaagaaatcagtagatgCAAACAATCTATGcatatatcattataacaaGCCTACAGGGTAAGGTACACATTACTGTCAACAAATAACTATGCtgttatgtttactagtgtatgtacatgtagcaggTACAAATAGCATTTGTATAACTGGATTCAAGTTTAGAAAAGCATAAACCTCAAGTCCTTTCTTTACCTTATATCATAGAAATATGGCGAATAGGAAAAAGTCTGAATCAATATAAATACTCCTATTagatatttatagtaacacttaTGATGATAGGAAGACAAGTTTTGAGAAAAAGTATTCAACCACAACATTTGGGACAAAATATTGGGATTTGTTGTAATACATGAAAAATTCTGAATAGAACATTACATGAAAAATTTTGAATAGAACATTTTTCAGACAGTATTctcaatatttttcaaatgaattgaATAGGAACATTAGTGTCAATAATTAGCACGCCTCCATCAATTCCATATTTGCCGGATATTATTTATAATCGCCATATGATTATCAGTTTCAAAAAGCTGTTGTGAAGTTGAATCTAGTCAAACAAGCATTCCATGTACCTGCTATGGACACTCTTTAAAGTGTTGGATTTGGCAACATAGAGGTATGTACAACAAAGCACAGTCTAAGATTACTTATGCCAAATCTTAACAGGTTTGCTTGAGTTGTGGTAATTACAAAACATGTTAATACTATTGtgcaattatgttattttgGATGATAAGATGTGCACGGTTTTAGTAGGACTTTCATGATGTGAGTTGTTGATTTTGAATTGTACAGATCAATGGTCCTTCAACAAAGAAGGCTAAGATGGCATTGTCCTCAACATTAAAGAGGAGCTTCTCTGACACCACCATAAGGCAGTTGGTAATTTATGCCACCATTGCCTCCAATGAGGAGCATAAGAATCATGCTATTGGAGAGGTaaagtaatatatgtataatctaTCTTCATGCATTGACTTGATGTTGTATTTTCTGTATGTCTCTAGAGATTAAATTTTTTCCTCtgtttctttatattttttagtTACTGGGTATATGTGCCATAACAGGTTGGAAATACTGACAATTGTCAGTTTTTTCTTCAGTCAGTTATTAAAGACCACAAGGTCTGATGaataagctgtgaaaatcattcaaagtaACAGGCAAAAATGCAAGATGCTGTATAAGCATTTTCAACAACACAGAATAATATGCACCGAATATCACTGTACAAATGTGGATTGAAATGGTCAATCACAACCTTCTTCTTGGTTTGTCTCTGAGTACCCATGTCAGTgaattgtagatgtaaatactgtcaaaatcattttgaagTTGTATTTGACTTTGTAACATTGAAACCTATGCATAGTAAGTATTATGattgtcaaaatatttgtaacttttcagggtgaataacatattaaaagttttttttgaaTGATGAGTTTGAAAATTACGACTTAtataactttgaaaaataaccaataataagatattttatatgaattttgCCTACTGTAAAATTAATCAAAGCCCCAGATTGTATAAATAGCCTATCTGGTCACCAGGCACTTGTGTCATAACAGACACTTAACTCTTCCTTCTTATGTACTTGATGAACACACAGTTGTATCATTCCTGTCTCATTCATTACTAGTTCTGCAATGAATCAAATATCCCAATACAGAATGATATAGATGAACCATTTAAAGTGTGAGCACTATCAAATGAGTAGTTTCCAAGAAGTTATTTATTTGAAAGTACCGTCAATAGATCCCTTGTGGAAAAATCTGGGTGTGGCAGCTAAAATATAATCTAGTGTTTTGGAATACAACCCTATAGGGATTATATGGGTAAGATACATGCAAGCTATccaattataattacattgtaattatttgtttatatggaaacgGCCAAAGTCACCACTCTtagttacaaatatatatagcaAATTAGAAATATACCGTAGTACCACGTGCAACAGTAGGACTAAGTAGCTATAGgtaataatgttattttatttaagaaatgcattagaaattgaaatatatgaaTTCGTTTTCTCTAGAGGCttaacattttcaaaagaaaataagaGAGCGAAGGTTCATAGGTTATCCAGATATGTctgaaaaacagaaaaattcaATCTCGAAGCATcggatatttaaatatcaaactatctacctatggcatctatgggcTATATGGATGCCATGggaagaaaaaaagtaaatttctgcCATCTCCCTGCAATAACTCTTACAAATattaactgattttcttcaaactttaacaaggtcaaatgctttaagggcttggccaagttTGATTGCCACcgcatgtttcaaccaaggttaaatcTAACCtgaataatgtttacctacaatatgtcctgaaagcgggggatggaaattccacgaatttgcttgtttggATCTGATATTGAACTCAAGGTGATTTCTGTTCTCCAGATTGCATTTAAAACCTATATAGTATTATGGTTTTCATCTTAACATATCTATTGCAGAATGCTGGATACTGTCAACCATTAGATGGAGACATCATTAGAAAAATTAAAGAGTTGGCAGAGGAGGGTCATAGGAAAGTGACCAGTATAAAGCTGTTGCTGGCCCAGTATGTGCAGGAACATTTGGCTCCTGGTATACCAGAAACAAACAGGAGATTCTACCCAACATCCAAGGATATCAGGAACCATATTTATCACACTGTGGTTGGGGGAAGGTTGGTTATTAACTAATATGAGATACAATACCAATATTTTAAGTGCCATatgattgtaaaataaattatttaatcgATGGTATGCAGTGCATTCATATAATTTCAACTCCTTCATAAGAAGATGAGAGGGGTGGTTGTAGGAGAGGGGTGGCTGTAGGATAGGAGGGGGTGAGGGGCTCTAATTAAGATGAATATAATATGATTCATTTGAGTTATATGAAATGCTGTGCGAACTGTGCTTAGGTTGACCAAGGTTAACCTAGGTTTAACCATGGTCGATCAAGGTTAAAATAATATAGGTCAACCATGGTTAAACCaatgtttcaaaatttttgGTACAAATGTCATGTAAATGGAACACCAAGGTTGACCAGGGGTTTGACCTAAGTTGACAAAGGTGAGTTTTAACAATGGTTGACCTAGGTAGAATCAAGATTTGACCTAGGTGAAACCAACATCAAACCTAGGTGAAACCAACGTCAAACCTAGGTGAAACCAATGTCAAACCTAGGTGTATGATGTTTAAACCTAGGTCAAACCAAGGTTAAAGCTAGGTAAAACCAAAGTTTAAGCTAGCTGGAACCATGGACAACCTAGATTGACCTTGGTCAACATGATGGAACAAAAACCCTCCATAGCAGGTTCAACCTTGCTTTAACCTTGGTTGACCTAGTTCAATGTATGTTGACTATGGTTGGAGTTTGCAGGGGAGGTTCCCTCACAATATTCTGATGACAGAATTGATACCTTATTATCAAAGATGTAACTAAGAAATAGGCAAAAAAGGAGTTTGTATTGTTAGGCAACATAATTGTTAATATACATTTCAGTGTtcttattattaataaaaattaaaggATATTTACTaactataacaacatttatttaataGTATGGAGTCTTCGGAAGAAGATCAGATGGATGTTGTGAAATTGGTGGAAGAATTGAAGAGCCTTCATCCACAAGACAGATATTTCTTTAGACCAGCGTGAGTAtaatcgggttttttttttaatttactgtTGTTTAAAGAAccattgtataataataaggtTCCCACATAGGGCTATTGTCTGTTTATAAACAACTTATAGGAAATCACAGTAAAGATGTTATTTAACCAGCTTAGGCTTGCAggttttttcaaacattttgtttccCAAGGGTAAATTATCgctatttatcaaaatcatatttGAGAGAGTGCTTTAAGCTCAGCTGGCCCAAAGTACTGGTGTGATTATATCATGGCACGGCACCCATCGTCTATCATTATTTGTCTTCTGTCCAACCagaagcatccttgggggaagggtaacagggtttgtataaattttggctctgacctacTGGTCCAAGAGCCATGGGaaccaataagggaaatagaggtaaatcctttgaaCCTACTGATAGTTATAGAGTTATTCATGGATTTTAACCTCCCCCATCCTCCGCCAAGTTCAGGGCATgaattgcaaccaaatttggcttgAATTTTTAAATCATTGAGAATGATCTTGTACACAGCATATTACTTGAcataacaaaccaggtgagaGATACAGGACCTCCTAGCCTCTTATTCTCTCATTCCTCGACATTTTATTAGAATTATACagttacaagctaaccgatatttacatgatatataattttcagtcatgtggacatgacgtacataggaattattttacataatgaataatttgcgtgcccctgtgcttgggctgaggtgaccaatattacatttcacggtcccggaatagcagttgagatgggttgtttttatcttgtacatacgttccttccacatattcataattccaAATACAtctgtcgaagacagatatatctggatcaaattatcgatgaaaagttacataatacatatgtataagagcATGATCAAGTGtattgtgggtagcgataggcctaggacgtctccttgcgggcggtatatggaattttcaaattattatttgcctaattgaaataaatgatttgttttaatgtccaggagacaggagtcatctcgtctttccgtgtcaacaccaaaacaaaactaacaggcctattcaaggacacgtccttggcctagctactgtaagatactgaccatgtatatatccgatgtaaatcct of Argopecten irradians isolate NY chromosome 7, Ai_NY, whole genome shotgun sequence contains these proteins:
- the LOC138326816 gene encoding uncharacterized protein, with the protein product MALSSTLKRSFSDTTIRQLVIYATIASNEEHKNHAIGENAGYCQPLDGDIIRKIKELAEEGHRKVTSIKLLLAQYVQEHLAPGIPETNRRFYPTSKDIRNHIYHTVVGGSMESSEEDQMDVVKLVEELKSLHPQDRYFFRPASSSDDTIEPLLLVIQTEFQRQM